A region of Myxococcus stipitatus DSM 14675 DNA encodes the following proteins:
- a CDS encoding DUF4240 domain-containing protein: protein MELDAVRRSLVENGLYVRPTPFSMEGALFVSRRDLRFEAEDGLHGWRESFLLRREQHRWVVSRALHGKAYVDEIVFSSLDEVVRYAHQFFNASLLSMGANDATADVELGEEVSESFWDIIHRANGQAEELKRILWEMSEAEVAQFHEEFVRTASVLRGEPFDRMLGPDVSEDGLMDIAYWSVVQGREFYESILKRPETIPRWVSVGDPALMHHVTSRVFKEKFGKELDFF from the coding sequence ATGGAGTTGGATGCGGTGAGACGGAGCCTTGTCGAGAACGGACTCTATGTGCGCCCGACTCCGTTCTCCATGGAAGGGGCCTTGTTTGTCAGTAGAAGAGATCTTCGCTTCGAGGCGGAGGATGGGCTCCATGGTTGGAGGGAGTCATTCCTGCTGCGTCGTGAACAACATCGCTGGGTTGTCAGCAGGGCTCTCCATGGAAAGGCTTATGTGGATGAAATTGTGTTCTCGAGCCTGGACGAGGTGGTTCGATATGCACATCAATTCTTCAACGCGAGTCTATTGTCCATGGGGGCGAATGATGCCACGGCGGATGTGGAACTCGGTGAAGAGGTCTCAGAGTCGTTCTGGGATATCATCCACCGTGCGAATGGCCAAGCAGAGGAGTTGAAGCGGATTCTCTGGGAGATGAGCGAGGCGGAGGTCGCTCAATTCCACGAAGAGTTCGTTCGGACAGCCTCCGTGCTCAGAGGAGAGCCGTTTGACAGGATGCTGGGCCCAGATGTTTCTGAGGATGGGTTGATGGACATCGCGTACTGGTCGGTTGTGCAAGGTCGCGAGTTCTACGAGAGCATTCTCAAGCGACCCGAGACGATTCCGCGATGGGTCAGTGTCGGAGACCCCGCCCTCATGCACCACGTGACCAGTCGGGTCTTCAAGGAGAAGTTCGGCAAGGAACTCGATTTCTTCTGA
- a CDS encoding putative quinol monooxygenase, whose product MSLLVLVEFKARADGEATFLRVAKALAAEAATEPGTLRYQWCTTQKPGHYSIIEEYVDADAAETHNHHVEPLLRELFGVADLVSIQFFGALNKYLRDWSTGREGVTVNTPL is encoded by the coding sequence ATGAGTCTGCTGGTGTTGGTGGAGTTCAAGGCCCGGGCGGATGGGGAAGCGACGTTCCTGCGGGTAGCGAAGGCCCTGGCCGCGGAGGCGGCGACCGAGCCGGGGACGCTGCGCTACCAGTGGTGCACCACGCAGAAGCCCGGGCACTACTCGATCATCGAGGAGTACGTCGACGCCGACGCGGCTGAGACACACAACCACCACGTGGAGCCGCTGCTGCGCGAGCTGTTCGGTGTGGCGGACCTGGTGTCGATCCAGTTCTTCGGGGCGCTCAACAAGTACCTGCGCGACTGGAGCACGGGCCGCGAGGGCGTCACGGTCAATACGCCGCTGTAG
- a CDS encoding DNA ligase has translation MADIADGEQAQMQGSGSKPYILKNTGGVYSCSCPAWRNQSIAIERRTCKHLRKLRGDAAEDARVGGDAPPARATRAKSAEGDAEESAEKAPPLLLAQSWENDVDLTDWWMSEKLDGVRAYWDGKRFWSRLGNEYLAPEWFTAGLPDFPLDGELFGGRKRFQRTVSVVRRQDKSQDWKELMFLVFDAPGVDADFEQRLERCREWLGAAKPAYAQWHPHERCQGTVHLRAELERVEGLGGEGLMLRKPGSRYEVGRSHTLLKVKSFKDDEAIVVGHVAGAGRHKGRLGALEVELRNGKGFSVGTGFSDAERGAPPPVGTIITFRYQELSNDGVPRFPSYIGVRIDAAPFPMKEKGKAKR, from the coding sequence TTGGCGGACATCGCGGACGGTGAGCAGGCGCAGATGCAGGGCTCGGGCTCCAAGCCCTACATCCTGAAGAACACGGGGGGTGTCTATTCCTGCTCGTGTCCCGCGTGGCGCAACCAGTCCATCGCCATCGAGCGGCGCACGTGCAAGCACCTGCGCAAGCTCCGGGGTGACGCCGCGGAGGATGCGCGGGTGGGTGGCGATGCGCCGCCGGCCCGGGCGACGCGTGCGAAGAGCGCGGAGGGTGACGCCGAGGAGTCCGCCGAGAAGGCCCCGCCGCTGCTGCTCGCGCAGTCGTGGGAGAACGACGTGGACCTCACGGACTGGTGGATGAGCGAGAAGCTGGACGGGGTGCGGGCGTACTGGGATGGCAAGCGCTTCTGGTCGCGGCTGGGCAACGAGTACCTGGCGCCGGAGTGGTTCACGGCGGGGCTGCCGGACTTCCCGTTGGATGGGGAGTTGTTTGGCGGGCGCAAGCGCTTCCAGCGCACGGTGAGCGTGGTGCGTCGGCAGGACAAGAGTCAGGACTGGAAGGAGTTGATGTTCCTCGTGTTCGACGCGCCGGGGGTGGACGCGGACTTCGAGCAGCGGCTGGAGCGGTGTCGTGAGTGGTTGGGGGCGGCGAAGCCAGCGTATGCGCAGTGGCATCCGCACGAGCGGTGCCAGGGGACGGTGCATCTGCGCGCGGAGTTGGAGCGGGTGGAGGGTTTGGGGGGCGAGGGGCTGATGTTGCGCAAGCCGGGGTCTCGCTACGAGGTGGGGCGCTCGCACACGTTGTTGAAGGTGAAGAGCTTCAAGGACGACGAGGCCATCGTGGTGGGGCACGTGGCGGGAGCGGGGCGGCACAAGGGGCGGTTGGGGGCGTTGGAGGTGGAGCTGCGCAACGGGAAGGGCTTCAGCGTGGGGACGGGGTTCTCGGATGCGGAGCGAGGAGCGCCGCCGCCGGTGGGGACCATCATCACGTTCCGGTATCAGGAGCTGTCGAATGACGGGGTGCCGCGCTTTCCTTCGTACATCGGCGTGCGCATCGACGCGGCGCCGTTCCCGATGAAGGAGAAGGGCAAGGCGAAGCGCTGA